Proteins from one Bdellovibrio svalbardensis genomic window:
- a CDS encoding cytochrome c biogenesis protein ResB, whose protein sequence is MTTPGPQKKSLLKKLNKPLASLRLAVFIIICIAVITAVGTIIEAKYDAYAAKKLVYDTWMMYTIMGLLAINLIGVMIDRLPWKKRHASFVLAHIGILVLLLGALITAKYGLDGSMRVGIGDSNTFVQTSETDLVVYSSFDGDRYSKTFESEVDFFRKPPSEQKPLEIPAVEGSIKVVDYKKYVLPSRKVVVDESGKAGAGLRFQIQNPNVNVIEWLVQRKPNAVATHNFGPAQVHLGPIPEKGFMRNEIYLSPEKGPKDEWRLRYAVFYKESDKPGKKGFLKEGDVFDPGFKMAMEFRVLRFMPSAVEDWDLQTLEQPTPLTTSAVKIAFEGKEHWVLLNDMVKLFTNNSVYLLTYGNRRIDIGFPLKLKSFEVDRYQGTTRAMAYKSIVEVPELGEHVISMNEPLKYKGLTIYQASFQEENGQPVASIFSVNADPGRFIKYLGSLIMTLGVILLMWFKHLDFKIGKKAGVKPDVKGEKK, encoded by the coding sequence TTGACCACACCTGGCCCGCAAAAGAAATCTTTGCTAAAAAAATTGAATAAGCCGTTGGCTTCTTTAAGGCTCGCGGTTTTCATCATTATCTGTATTGCGGTCATCACGGCTGTCGGGACAATCATTGAAGCTAAGTACGATGCTTATGCGGCAAAGAAACTCGTTTACGATACGTGGATGATGTATACGATCATGGGACTTCTTGCGATCAATCTAATTGGCGTCATGATTGATCGTTTGCCGTGGAAGAAAAGACATGCGTCTTTCGTTTTGGCTCATATTGGTATTCTGGTTCTTTTGCTTGGCGCTTTGATCACAGCAAAATATGGGCTTGATGGCTCTATGCGCGTGGGAATTGGTGACAGCAACACCTTTGTGCAAACATCCGAAACGGATCTAGTCGTTTATTCGTCATTCGATGGGGACCGTTATTCAAAAACTTTTGAGAGCGAAGTGGATTTCTTCAGAAAACCACCAAGCGAACAGAAACCTTTGGAAATTCCTGCGGTCGAAGGTTCCATTAAAGTTGTCGACTACAAGAAGTATGTTTTGCCATCCCGTAAAGTTGTAGTGGATGAGTCTGGAAAAGCGGGTGCAGGGTTGCGTTTTCAAATCCAAAATCCCAACGTGAATGTCATTGAGTGGTTGGTGCAAAGAAAACCGAATGCTGTGGCCACTCATAACTTCGGTCCAGCGCAGGTTCACCTGGGGCCTATTCCTGAAAAAGGTTTCATGAGGAATGAAATCTATCTCAGCCCTGAAAAAGGTCCCAAGGACGAGTGGCGTCTTCGCTACGCTGTTTTCTACAAAGAGTCTGACAAGCCCGGCAAAAAAGGCTTCCTGAAAGAGGGCGATGTCTTTGATCCTGGATTTAAAATGGCCATGGAGTTCCGAGTTTTGCGTTTTATGCCTTCCGCTGTTGAAGACTGGGATCTGCAAACCTTAGAGCAGCCGACGCCTCTGACGACTTCAGCCGTGAAGATTGCCTTTGAGGGAAAAGAGCATTGGGTCCTCTTGAATGACATGGTGAAACTTTTCACGAATAACAGTGTTTATCTTCTCACTTATGGCAACCGCCGTATCGATATTGGTTTCCCATTGAAACTTAAATCTTTTGAGGTGGATCGCTATCAAGGGACCACCCGGGCGATGGCTTATAAAAGCATCGTCGAAGTTCCTGAGTTGGGTGAGCACGTAATCTCGATGAATGAGCCTTTGAAATACAAAGGTTTGACGATCTATCAGGCAAGTTTCCAAGAGGAAAATGGGCAGCCGGTTGCTTCTATTTTTTCCGTGAACGCGGACCCGGGTCGCTTTATCAAATATTTAGGTTCGTTGATCATGACCCTTGGTGTGATTTTGTTGATGTGGTTTAAGCATCTTGATTTTAAAATTGGTAAAAAAGCAGGCGTGAAACCTGATGTTAAGGGAGAGAAAAAGTAA
- a CDS encoding cytochrome c3 family protein, whose amino-acid sequence MHRVFKCTAASAIAFFSALMVTTLLTGCKFQPGIGYNKGYAPEQPIAFDHQLHVGTNKIQCQYCHNQVERSKHSNIPALSTCMNCHLQVATDKPGIQKLREAYDAGGSVEWVRVHMLPDFVHFNHNAHIAKGVNCQTCHGPIETMKRVEQFSDLSMGWCVNCHRQPENKAPLNCSTCHY is encoded by the coding sequence ATGCATCGGGTATTTAAATGTACGGCGGCGAGTGCGATTGCCTTTTTTAGCGCACTTATGGTTACAACACTTCTTACTGGTTGTAAGTTTCAACCGGGCATTGGTTATAACAAAGGGTATGCTCCAGAGCAGCCAATTGCGTTTGATCATCAATTGCACGTAGGAACGAACAAGATTCAGTGTCAGTATTGCCACAATCAAGTGGAGAGATCTAAACACTCGAATATTCCAGCACTATCAACGTGCATGAACTGTCACTTGCAAGTAGCAACTGACAAACCAGGAATTCAAAAATTGCGTGAAGCTTACGACGCTGGCGGCTCTGTTGAGTGGGTTCGCGTTCACATGCTTCCTGACTTCGTTCACTTCAATCACAATGCGCATATCGCGAAAGGCGTGAACTGCCAAACATGTCACGGACCAATCGAAACGATGAAGCGTGTGGAGCAATTCTCTGATCTCTCTATGGGCTGGTGTGTGAACTGTCACCGTCAACCTGAAAATAAAGCTCCTCTTAACTGTTCAACTTGTCACTACTAA
- a CDS encoding TAT-variant-translocated molybdopterin oxidoreductase: protein MSEMHHDHELEMKMALRPKVEHDTKYWETLEQLNNDPEFAKKAQTEFMSSPLREGDGEDGFARREFLKLMGASLAMATAGCIRRPVQKIVPYNKMPEEVTLGIPNYYTSAYFDGNDGLAVLVKTREGRPVKIEANPGHPFSVSGLNIRSQASLLNMYDPERAQAPKRNLFNEKKSNSQLVDVKWEELDKKVVEQLGKGDVVILSGAISSPATRAVVSDFAQGFKAKHVVWDALSNDDVAAGQKASYGEEVVPAYRFDKAKMIVSVDADFLGTWISPTAFTNQFVQGRKDIKNMNRLVSFDSNYSLTGANADIRVKIKPSQQLDVVMGLLHEIIVKKGASSHAGNAGVKAALAPFADVAKKLNIEPELFAKVAADLWSNKGESLVVAGGLATLTEKSKELQIAVNMLNSVLENDGKTIDSKGGNSALKGSYEDMAQLIKDMNDGKVKTLIIHRVNPGYVLPKELGFADAVKKVKMVLYTGDRIDETGVHADYLIPDNHFLESWNDMELANGVYTICQPAIRPMYDTRSFQLSLMNWAFMAKTGPQRLRDYETFYDYLRVFWKTDIHPKHGKGQAFEDFWQEVLQKGFVGEISKGSSARSFKVDAFTAIKPAKSSEGFELVLYSTSQMGDGSLANVPWLHELPDPVTKVTWDNYVSVSLATAEKLHLKQGSVVELQVGDKKMELPVYVQPGLHDEVLAVAVGYGRTKVGKVGNGIGQNAFALMSISKDGKVVASGATATITKLSKSHPLATTSGHFSMEGRQIVAEATLKDYNKKASAGIKQHETWSIWSGHQYSGHKWGMAVDLHSCTGCSSCVVACQSENNIPVVGKKYVLEGRIMHWLRIDRYYTGDAADAQAVFQPVMCQHCDNAPCETVCPVLATVHSDEGLNDMVYNRCVGTRYCANNCPYKVRRFNWFNYAKLIEKPMHMALNPSVGVRVRGVMEKCTFCVHKIQDAKTAARNEKRQLKDGDVKTACQTACPAGGIVFGDLNDPDSAVAKIFKKEERGYALLEEWHAKPSVRYLSKIRNNDKETVGGHEGHGTAKQGEHS, encoded by the coding sequence ATGTCTGAAATGCATCACGATCACGAATTAGAAATGAAAATGGCTCTTCGTCCAAAAGTAGAGCATGACACAAAATACTGGGAAACGTTGGAACAGTTGAACAACGATCCTGAGTTTGCGAAAAAAGCGCAAACTGAATTCATGTCTTCACCATTGCGTGAAGGTGACGGCGAAGACGGTTTTGCACGTCGTGAATTCTTGAAATTGATGGGCGCGTCTTTGGCTATGGCGACTGCGGGTTGTATCCGTCGTCCTGTGCAGAAGATCGTTCCATATAACAAGATGCCTGAGGAAGTTACCTTGGGTATTCCGAACTACTACACTTCAGCTTATTTTGATGGCAATGATGGCCTCGCGGTTCTAGTTAAGACTCGCGAAGGACGTCCTGTTAAAATTGAAGCAAACCCTGGGCATCCATTCAGCGTGAGTGGTTTGAACATTCGTTCACAAGCCTCTTTGTTGAATATGTATGATCCTGAGCGTGCTCAGGCACCAAAACGCAATCTGTTCAATGAAAAGAAAAGCAACAGCCAATTGGTTGATGTGAAATGGGAAGAGCTTGATAAAAAAGTAGTTGAGCAACTTGGAAAAGGTGACGTTGTTATCTTGTCTGGTGCGATCTCTTCTCCAGCAACTCGTGCGGTTGTTTCTGACTTCGCACAGGGCTTCAAAGCAAAACATGTTGTTTGGGATGCTCTTTCAAATGATGACGTAGCAGCTGGTCAAAAAGCTTCTTACGGTGAAGAAGTAGTTCCTGCTTACCGTTTTGATAAAGCTAAAATGATCGTGTCTGTAGACGCGGACTTCTTGGGAACTTGGATCAGCCCAACTGCTTTCACTAATCAGTTCGTTCAAGGTCGTAAAGACATTAAGAACATGAACCGTTTGGTGTCATTCGATTCTAATTACTCTCTGACAGGTGCGAACGCGGATATCCGTGTTAAAATCAAACCTTCTCAGCAACTTGATGTTGTAATGGGCCTTCTTCATGAAATTATCGTGAAGAAAGGTGCTTCTTCTCATGCTGGCAACGCCGGCGTAAAAGCGGCTTTGGCTCCATTCGCGGACGTAGCGAAGAAATTGAATATCGAACCTGAATTGTTCGCAAAAGTAGCCGCAGATCTTTGGTCAAACAAAGGTGAATCACTTGTTGTTGCAGGTGGTTTGGCGACTTTGACTGAAAAGTCCAAAGAATTGCAAATCGCTGTGAACATGTTGAACTCCGTTTTGGAAAACGATGGCAAAACTATCGATTCAAAAGGAGGCAACTCAGCTCTTAAAGGTTCTTACGAGGACATGGCTCAATTGATCAAGGACATGAACGATGGTAAAGTGAAAACTTTGATCATCCACCGTGTAAATCCTGGTTATGTATTGCCTAAAGAGTTGGGCTTTGCAGACGCAGTTAAAAAAGTTAAAATGGTCCTTTACACTGGCGACCGTATCGATGAGACGGGCGTTCATGCGGACTATTTGATTCCAGACAATCATTTCCTTGAGTCTTGGAATGATATGGAATTGGCAAACGGTGTATACACAATTTGCCAACCTGCGATTCGTCCTATGTATGACACTCGTTCATTCCAATTGTCTTTGATGAACTGGGCATTCATGGCGAAAACAGGTCCTCAGCGTCTTCGCGACTATGAGACTTTCTATGACTACCTTCGCGTCTTCTGGAAAACTGACATCCATCCTAAGCATGGCAAAGGCCAAGCTTTCGAAGATTTCTGGCAAGAAGTTCTTCAAAAAGGTTTTGTTGGGGAAATCTCTAAAGGTTCTTCGGCTCGTTCATTCAAAGTTGATGCTTTCACAGCGATCAAGCCAGCTAAATCTTCTGAAGGCTTTGAGTTGGTGTTGTACTCAACTTCTCAAATGGGCGATGGCTCATTGGCGAACGTTCCTTGGTTGCATGAACTTCCAGATCCAGTAACTAAAGTCACTTGGGACAACTATGTTTCAGTTTCTTTGGCAACTGCTGAAAAGCTTCACTTGAAACAAGGTTCTGTTGTTGAGTTGCAAGTCGGCGACAAAAAAATGGAATTGCCTGTTTACGTTCAACCAGGTCTTCATGACGAAGTGTTGGCAGTAGCTGTTGGCTACGGTCGCACGAAGGTTGGTAAAGTTGGTAATGGCATTGGTCAAAATGCTTTTGCTTTGATGTCTATTTCTAAAGACGGAAAAGTAGTGGCTTCTGGCGCGACAGCGACAATCACTAAGCTTTCTAAATCTCATCCATTGGCAACGACTTCTGGTCACTTCTCTATGGAAGGCCGTCAAATCGTAGCGGAAGCTACTTTGAAGGACTACAATAAGAAGGCAAGTGCTGGAATTAAACAGCACGAAACTTGGTCAATCTGGTCAGGCCACCAATACTCTGGTCACAAATGGGGTATGGCTGTTGATCTTCACTCATGCACAGGCTGTTCTTCTTGCGTCGTAGCCTGCCAATCTGAAAACAACATTCCAGTTGTTGGTAAGAAGTATGTTCTTGAAGGTCGTATTATGCACTGGTTGCGTATCGACCGTTACTACACGGGTGATGCAGCGGATGCTCAAGCGGTTTTCCAACCAGTTATGTGTCAACACTGTGACAATGCTCCATGTGAGACTGTTTGTCCGGTTCTTGCGACTGTTCACTCTGATGAAGGTCTCAATGACATGGTTTACAACCGTTGCGTGGGTACTCGTTACTGCGCGAATAACTGCCCGTACAAAGTACGTCGTTTCAACTGGTTCAATTATGCCAAGTTGATCGAAAAACCTATGCACATGGCTTTGAATCCTTCAGTGGGCGTTCGCGTTCGCGGGGTGATGGAGAAGTGTACATTCTGCGTTCATAAGATCCAGGATGCTAAGACAGCGGCTCGTAACGAAAAACGCCAGTTGAAAGACGGCGATGTTAAAACGGCCTGCCAAACTGCATGTCCTGCAGGTGGTATCGTGTTCGGTGACTTGAATGATCCGGATAGTGCTGTTGCGAAAATCTTCAAAAAAGAAGAGCGTGGCTACGCACTTCTTGAAGAATGGCATGCAAAACCGTCTGTACGTTATCTTTCTAAGATCCGTAACAACGATAAAGAAACTGTTGGTGGCCACGAAGGTCACGGAACTGCGAAACAAGGTGAACACTCATGA
- a CDS encoding cytochrome c biogenesis protein produces the protein MKSLLVLVLTSLISLSSFAKTGDALKYLPVQDGGRIKPYDSFSREMLEIIYGKTKFEGRAATEIVLTWMLSPQAWQDKKIFEVRNHQILDAMKLSKEQRYFSGDELFAGDRFQLLRQELQAKRETKEKLNPYYQAVQRLENQFFIFQEIAAGRLLKVLPPKEGNAWISVSDLPAAQQELFLELTKAFVNNIGAIAKGESASTLEQTGAALDAAVLKFEASARAENPAAYDHDTKIKAEVHYNDFHPFRWAYIFYFLAATAILLVWVLNKESLMKFAWVVLGIGFALHTYGFGLRMYIMDRAPVSNMYETVIWVSWGVIVFAAVLELIYKFRMILFAGTLASLFALVIADFAPAVLDPTLTPLEPVLRSNYWLTIHVMTITISYAAFFLAFGLADIGLFYYLRGEEKHHEQIRSIVMGIYRAMQIGVAFLAPGIILGGIWADYSWGRFWGWDPKETWALIALLGYLAVLHARYAGMIKNFGMVATGIVAFSLVIMAWYGVNFVLGAGLHSYGFGAGGVEYVSAFVAVHLLMVVYVAIVRQGRTKKV, from the coding sequence ATGAAGTCTCTTTTAGTTCTCGTATTGACCTCACTCATTTCTTTATCGTCTTTTGCAAAGACCGGGGATGCTCTTAAGTATCTGCCAGTGCAAGATGGTGGCCGTATTAAGCCTTACGACTCTTTCTCTCGAGAGATGTTGGAAATTATTTATGGCAAAACCAAATTCGAAGGACGTGCTGCCACGGAAATCGTTTTGACGTGGATGCTTTCTCCGCAGGCTTGGCAAGACAAGAAAATCTTCGAAGTTCGCAATCATCAGATTTTGGATGCGATGAAGCTTTCCAAAGAGCAGAGATATTTCTCTGGTGATGAGCTTTTTGCCGGCGATCGTTTCCAGCTTTTGCGTCAAGAGCTTCAGGCGAAGCGTGAAACAAAAGAGAAACTCAATCCTTATTATCAAGCGGTTCAGCGCCTTGAGAATCAATTCTTTATTTTTCAAGAGATTGCCGCAGGCAGATTGCTGAAAGTTCTTCCGCCTAAAGAGGGCAATGCGTGGATTTCTGTCTCTGACCTTCCGGCTGCTCAGCAGGAACTTTTCCTGGAGCTGACGAAGGCCTTCGTCAATAACATTGGTGCTATTGCGAAAGGGGAGTCGGCTTCGACTCTTGAACAGACTGGTGCGGCGCTGGATGCGGCGGTTTTGAAGTTTGAGGCTTCAGCGCGCGCAGAAAATCCAGCAGCCTACGACCATGACACTAAAATCAAAGCAGAAGTGCACTACAATGACTTCCATCCGTTCCGTTGGGCTTATATTTTCTATTTCCTGGCGGCGACGGCCATCTTGTTGGTGTGGGTTCTTAACAAAGAATCTCTGATGAAGTTTGCATGGGTTGTTTTGGGAATCGGTTTTGCTCTCCATACTTATGGTTTTGGCTTGCGCATGTATATTATGGACAGAGCGCCAGTTTCAAATATGTATGAAACCGTGATTTGGGTTTCATGGGGTGTCATTGTCTTCGCGGCCGTGTTGGAGTTGATCTATAAGTTTAGAATGATTTTGTTTGCGGGGACTTTGGCGAGCTTATTTGCCTTGGTTATTGCAGATTTTGCTCCCGCAGTTTTGGACCCGACATTGACTCCATTGGAGCCGGTGCTTCGCAGTAACTATTGGCTGACGATTCATGTGATGACTATCACTATCAGTTACGCAGCTTTCTTTTTGGCTTTTGGTTTGGCGGACATTGGTCTGTTCTATTATTTACGCGGCGAAGAAAAACATCATGAGCAAATTCGTTCGATTGTGATGGGGATCTATCGCGCTATGCAAATTGGTGTCGCGTTCTTGGCGCCGGGAATTATTTTGGGTGGTATTTGGGCCGATTATTCTTGGGGGCGTTTCTGGGGCTGGGATCCTAAGGAAACTTGGGCGTTGATTGCACTTCTTGGGTATCTGGCGGTTCTTCACGCTCGCTATGCGGGAATGATTAAAAATTTCGGTATGGTGGCAACGGGAATTGTGGCCTTTTCGCTCGTGATTATGGCGTGGTACGGCGTAAACTTCGTTCTTGGCGCGGGGCTCCATTCTTATGGCTTCGGTGCGGGTGGTGTCGAGTATGTGTCTGCTTTTGTGGCAGTACATCTTTTGATGGTGGTTTATGTGGCGATAGTTCGCCAAGGCCGAACTAAAAAAGTCTGA